In Drosophila nasuta strain 15112-1781.00 chromosome 4, ASM2355853v1, whole genome shotgun sequence, a single genomic region encodes these proteins:
- the LOC132794850 gene encoding uncharacterized protein LOC132794850, translating into MCDHLRSRHLNILLAMIGLVVSAPFVLTQVNDEPNIIRPTPAFRLADDLTTVLLVNNDGVGRLGDGHVHGRYLSVRPEVGLLTSTARTFIQEGITTEYATQVLGTTLENGRLYAQYLKKKSSRVLFENGHETSLQPSLAVLTSWVGEGDTIHTHSRSYIQNHNDLFNVDAADWRAIEDSLDDISSSHIPVSVEFVGNTDFPKIQDSAQVLPSTTTKTENILDRKQAVQGEVHSRNHGEGKLTANKVLPVGDLPTFTVKKSFRAQWLSCKRSNSSKCIRNQCGYRCRRNTIGQRILLATAAVCTTETK; encoded by the exons ATGTGTGATCATCTGCGTTCTCGACACCTCAACATACTGCTGGCTATGATTGGCTTAGTGGTATCAGCACCATTTGTATTAACACAAGTAAACG ATGAGCCAAATATTATAAGACCAACACCAGCTTTTCGTCTAGCAGATG ATTTAACAACTGTTTTATTAGTCAATAATGACGGGGTTGGTCGTTTAGGGGATGGTCACGTACACGGTCGATATCTATCAGTTCGGCCAGAGGTGGGTCTTTTAACATCCACAGCACGCACATTTATTCAAGAGGGCATTACAACTGAATATGCCACACAGGTGCTGGGCACAACTTTAGAGAATGGTCGTCTGTATGCCCaatacctaaaaaaaaaaagttccaGAGTTCTCTTTGAGAATGGTCATGAAACATCACTGCAACCATCGCTGGCTGTTCTCACGAGCTGGGTGGGAGAGGGAGATACAATTCATACACATAGTCGTTCGTATATTCAAAATCacaatgatttatttaatgttgatGCGGCTGATTGGCGAGCCATAGAAGACAGTTTAGATGATATTTCTTCTAGCCACATCCCAGTCTCTGTCGAATTTGTTGGCAACACTGATTTTCCTAAGATACAAGATTCAGCACAGGTATTGCCATCTacgacaacaaaaactgaGAACATTTTAGACCGAAAACAAGCCGTTCAAGGTGAAGTGCATTCACGCAACCACGGAGAAGGAAAATTGACCGCTAACAAAGTGCTGCCAGTGGGTGATCTGCCAACTTTTACAGTAAAAAAATCATTTCGAGCCCAGTGGCTATCATGCAAACGGTCAAATTCCTCcaaatgtattcgaaatcaaTGCGGATATAGATGCAGAAGAAATACGATCGGCCAAAGAATATTattggcaacagcagcagtctgTACAACTGAAACAAAGTGA
- the LOC132794852 gene encoding LOW QUALITY PROTEIN: mucin-2-like (The sequence of the model RefSeq protein was modified relative to this genomic sequence to represent the inferred CDS: deleted 2 bases in 2 codons) yields MTTAANAPYLDRAPNTVPDESNKAMETTETIIEINEPQANSTYSLSSIETSPVHTPDLDLQSIENVLSQQSGELDSSMGKSMLSLPTDQEIFEIYASLTKAEAKQQSIPSNTQPTRGGATTIFVDDDPFANFAEPSKILTSSSDTNLINEEKVTSELHLVKATEGNEKYSAITTDIDTNTELPNPITTQLILESTQLSPLPHNSNVSTCEQQSSQIFLTQFPKLITILSTHVQEKSTLIETSYSSSYDIKETTKYYCIPPILQVSETTSATKLTSTTGESNSVSEAVSEFKPEAELVSQTEKESETDNISTMNVLERDIEQIDETTIETTSEESLIKIESSTEYSNVDEDYVTEIENEDYDNDNDSENGQNEIDVIFKTLFTTYTYLTTFFEGASTAVSSHTEIVTNVITSIVGNSERQKESISTKLESSSTTTATEMVALTPSKYVIQNEFDRLLHSSAYDLESNFDELSQATLQLDDAKYTKTFYTTYTFYTTIFADSASEITSRTEVFTNYVSELLSESSSTVDVVIMSTSPNVVAVSTASIAVSNNNNKPAKEVEEKEEREKLRFVTDVRTSSSTGNHKQVIGQLLVSKDQTIEDQVSSESNTEEILPSETLLLQTSFTTFTFYTTMYEEDVTNVVSRLETVTNIVTETVQPTKLSQNQGQEDVATLPITYFTTFTYWTKLAKDGEITTISREETISNVIEPTKQQSIESYTNMTATKTITETTTLFNASNSQANAFKDYADAITTFYTTYTYYTTSYDNNNTVTDSRLETVTNIFRPTDFSISNVEQSQTEILPEISTSMLKVDASKSSLSNLIFYDYKHIIDAESVSTLYFTTNIYASINQDGTTVELTSSTSHLHVDEEKKMYLATTNSLISAVSDRSTIADGDAISLRQYKTGLVRLIEGTRIGNNTTTLYQSKVIGTIIDNRYAQIIESTSSFLFENQIEPSATSNLMDSIVMSVTESLLTLVEHDYSMMEHHGSTEINLDEEEKDITNDEDQVEIENSIDSDNNLINAQAKPPEKKRTFAPVIRPFASRNRPINRFAPKQKTQSASSATIITRLDITPTITATPALKSVGRFSSSRRIPTSNVPNNFSSPSRRLFGRPIKPSSGGTFSQIPSSNIQGSSTISTLPRNRFASSLRTAQTSNPSRRLSSSYRGSSSTNSYRISALNRNKPTIAISPTSIAKGNTDVSAEALLEEEETYGDESNAEVYVNSDDDAKANENARRQQNPLLRFRRPLNRPNGFTLANRSNVISGTSTSPRRNSLSVRTKSTTVTPTTTTSTTSTARARPRSFQRPTITNLQTAIRSNNKLFPPRGLFQKKTEKLDETGSNLKENDDSEYDDDEEMGTFTDIVEDGQDSDNGNNRRRRSQNNKKTLSRRRRQTADVLNRSRFRFRRPKTTTSEEPPQGVENHEVTEGPSTNPRLKQNARYGSRFQTHSQPSTGNSSSQSSSSSVNRGAIRPTRPTASRMQFTLREKDSSTVKGTARQGKGSSQSSTSSFRRHHQPPATSLRRVTTNSSLNSRRIKSYAHHNHNAVEPPNQRSASTSRSRNSNRNRSSATRGRTSHRNDDNSLTDLDSVTITATHLIPAEVTIPVINGQVTEYKNIVTGKPSLEVLSPHQYTQILGNNGQTSLYLTREDSSINAAGVTELTRYLLHNTMTTTVTFTPTTIRGRKTSFSHILPSTIYTVENVVTTLQPQISANAPLANILLSQLLLGNINLPANQLLGVLGQPAQGSLLATGLSLEQAPAAQPLPLTEYRTHTSTYVTTIYDGKSTILPITFQGKKILTTVFDTTAQTITATEYSIDTIIKTPTIQQQLQQQQPQVNSLLLQQLLLQQQQHNQIPQQISNTVMPQIFLGDHLQDLDGADALADAVAHMRDNIDDIIITELDGDRKSSRKKSRKSEKSQKRQKAQPAAEEEEERSVITLYVSGRRPGEFSTILSTVYNDHTSSLHKRQIQQTATMHSAADLYKAGASEQNQMIISLGNFEMAQEKGSKLDECQGNSCLIRNLNTHTASLESIVGDVDSWYASKSKKQAKTLTFRSQTTSQLSSKLLLNIF; encoded by the exons atgaccacagcagcaaatgcGCCTTATTTAGATAGAGCTCCTAATACTGTACCTGATGAATCAAACAAGGCAATGGAAACTACAGAAACCAtcattgaaataaatgaacCTCAAGCCAATTCGACTTATTCTCTGTCTAGTATTGAAACATCTCCAGTTCATACACCTGATCTCGATTTGCAAAGTATTGAAAACGTCTTATCGCAGCAGTCTGGAGAATTGGATAGCAGCATGGGGAAGTCTATGTTATCATTGCCTACAGATCAAGAAATCTTTGAAATCTATGCATCATTGACGAAAGCAGAAGCAAAGCAACAATCTATTCCTTCGAATACACAGCCAACTCGTGGTGGAGCgacaacaatttttgttgatgACGATCCGTTTGCGAATTTTGCGGAGccctcaaaaatactaacgTCTAGTAGtgatacaaatttaataaatgagGAGAAGGTAACATCAGAATTACATCTAGTGAAAGCTACCGAAGGCAACGAAAAATATAGTGCGATTACTACAGACATAGACACAAATACTGAATTACCAAATCCTATTACTACACAATTGATACTTGAGTCAACACAACTCTCACCACTTCCTCATAACTCAAATGTGTCGACTTGTGAGCAGCAAAGTTCTCAAATATTCCTTACTCAATTTCCGAAGTTGATAACTATTTTAAGCACTCACGTTCAAGAAAAGAGCACTCTAATAGAGACTAGTTATTCCTCTTCGTATGATATTAAAGAAACCACGAAATATTACTGCATACCACCAATACTCCAAGTATCTgaaacaacatcagcaaccaAATTAACTTCTACAACAGGAGAGTCAAATTCAGTATCAGAAGCGGTGTCGGAGTTTAAGCCAGAGGCTGAGCTAGTGTCGCAGACTGAGAAAGAGTCGGAGACTGATAACATAAGTACAATGAATGTGTTAGAACGTGATATAGAACAAATCGATGAGACAACAATAGAAACGACATCAGAGGAATCTCTAATCAAAATTGAAAGCTCAACCGAATACAGCAATGTTGATGAGGATTACGTGACTGAGATTGAGAATGAAGACTACGATAATGACAATGATAGTGAAAATGGACAGAATGAAATTGACGTAATCTTCAAGACGCTATTCACAACCTATACATATCTGACAACATTTTTTGAAGGCGCCTCGACTGCTGTGTCTAGTCACACTGAGATAGTAACGAATGTGATTACATCGATTGTAGGAAACTCCGAACGGCAGAAAGAATCAATATCCACAAAACTAGAGTcttcatcaacaacaacggctACCGAGATGGTTGCATTGACACCTTCTAAATACGtaatacaaaatgaattcGATAGGTTGCTCCACTCGAGTGCTTATGATTTAGAATCAAATTTCGATGAATTGAGCCAGGCAACTTTGCAATTGGATGATGCCAAGTACACAAAGACTTTCTATACAACCTACACCTTTTATACAACTATTTTTGCTGATAGTGCATCGGAAATCACATCGCGTACTGaagtatttacaaattatGTTAGCGAATTGCTATCTGAATCTAGTTCGACAGTGGACGTTGTTATAATGAGTACGTCCCCTAATGTTGTTGCAGTATCAACCGCAAGCATTGCTGTAtctaataacaataataagcCAGCTAAAGAAgtggaggagaaggaggaacGTGAAAAACTGAGATTTGTCACAGATGTTCGTACAAGTAGTTCGACTGGCAACCATAAACAAGTCATCGGTCAGTTGTTGGTGAGCAAGGATCAAACCATCGAAGATCAAGTAAGTTCAGAAAGCAACACTGAAGAGATCTTACCCTCGGAGACTCTATTACTGCAGACAAGTTTCACCACTTTTACCTTTTACACTACCATGTATGAGGAGGATGTCACCAATGTGGTGAGTCGACTAGAAACCGTTACGAATATTGTCACTGAAACTGTGCAGCCAACAAAACTATCTCAAAACCAAGGACAAGAAGATGTAGCCACGTTGCCCATCACATATTTTACAACATTCACATATTGGACCAAGTTGGCCAAAGATGGTGAGATTACAACCATTAGCCGAGAGGAAACCATATCAAACGTGATTGAGCCaacaaagcagcaaagcaTTGAAAGTTATACTAATATGACCGCTACAAAAACAATCACAGAAACAACAACGCTATTCAATGCAAGCAATAGTCAAGCAAATGCTTTCAAAGATTATGCGGATGCAATTACAACT TTTTATACGACTTACACATATTATACAACGTCGTATGATAACAATAATACTGTTACAGATTCTAGATTAGAGACTGTTACCAATATTTTTCGACCTACtgatttttccatttccaatgTTGAGCAATCGCAAACAGAAATATTGCCAGAGATAAGTACGTCAATGTTAAAAGTCGATGCGAGTAAAAGTAGTTTATCGAACTTGATTT TTTATGACTATAAGCATATTATCGATGCTGAAAGCGTAAGCACATTGTATTTCACGACTAACATTTATGCATCGATTAATCAGGACGGCACCACTGTAGAACTCACCAGCAGTACATCGCACCTTCATGTTGATGAGGAGAAAAAGATGTACTTGGCTACTACGAATAGTCTTATAAGTGCAGTATCTGATAGGTCTACAATTGCTGATGGGGATGCCATTTCGTTGCGACAATACAAAACCGGTTTGGTGCGATTAATCGAAGGAACGCGCATAGGGAATAATACGACTACATTATACCAGTCTAAGGTAATTGGCACTATTATCGACAATCGCTATGCACAGATTATCGAAAGTACGTCGAGTTTTCTATTCGAAAACCAAATCGAGCCAAGTGCAACTTCAAATTTAATGGACAGTATTGTAATGAGCGTAACTGAGAGTCTTCTCACATTAGTGGAACATGATTACAGTATGATGGAGCATCATGGCTCTACTGAGATTAATTTAGATGAAGAGGAGAAGGATATAACTAATGATGAGGAtcaagttgaaattgagaattCAATCGATAGCGATAACAATCTTATTAACGCTCAGGCAAAACCTCCAGAAAAGAAACGGACATTTGCACCTGTGATTCGCCCATTTGCATCTCGGAACAGACCAATCAATCGATTCGCTCCCAagcaaaaaacacaaagtgCAAGCAGCGCTACAATAATCACTAGATTAGATATAACACCAACTATTACGGCAACACCAGCGCTAAAGTCCGTTGGTCGGTTTAGTTCGTCTCGAAGAATTCCCACATCAAATGTACCCAATAATTTCTCATCCCCTTCGCGACGACTTTTTGGACGACCCATAAAACCATCGAGTGGAGGAACATTTAGTCAAATACCTAGTAGTAATATTCAGGGAAGCAGTACCATTTCTACTTTGCCAAGAAATCGCTTTGCATCTAGCTTACGCACAGCACAAACCTCGAATCCTTCGAGGCGTCTCAGCTCATCTTATCGAGGCTCCAGTAGTACTAATAGCTATCGTATCTCAGCACTAAACCGCAATAAGCCAACAATTGCCATTAGCCCGACATCGATTGCCAAAGGCAATACCGATGTCAGCGCTGAAGCTTTgttggaggaggaggaaacTTACGGCGACGAATCGAATGCTGAGGTCTACGTTAACTCTGATGATGATGCTAAAGCCAACGAAAATGCAAGACGACAGCAAAATCCTCTTTTACGTTTTAGACGACCACTTAATCGACCTAACGGCTTTACCCTTGCCAATCGTTCGAATGTAATTTCTGGTACAAGTACTTCACCTCGTAGAAATTCGTTGTCAGTTCGCACTAAATCCACAACGGtgacaccaacaacaactacttcGACTACCTCTACAGCGAGAGCACGACCACGCAGTTTCCAAAGGCCCACAATTACTAATCTTCAAACCGCAATCCGTtctaataataaactttttcCACCGCGCGGACTCTTTCAAAAGAAGACAGAAAAACTGGACGAAACTGGTTCGAACCTAAAAGAAAATGACGATTCGGAATATGACGATGATGAAGAGATGGGAACATTTACCGATATAGTTGAAGATGGCCAGGATAGTGATAATGGCAAcaatcgtcgtcgtcgttcccaaaacaacaaaaaaactctTTCCCGACGGCGTCGTCAGACTGCAGATGTCTTGAATCGTAGCCGCTTTAGATTTCGTCGACCTAAGACTACAACTTCTGAGGAGCCACCGCAAGGAGTAGAAAACCATGAAGTGACTGAAGGCCCGAGTACTAATCCCCGCTTAAAGCAAAATGCTCGATATGGTTCCCGTTTCCAGACACATTCGCAGCCATCTACAGGAAATTCGTCATCGCAATCATCTTCCTCGTCTGTTAATCGGGGAGCTATACGGCCAACGCGACCCACAGCCTCACGCATGCAATTCACGCTGAGAGAGAAGGACAGCAGTACTGTAAAAGGTACTGCTAGGCAGGGTAAGGGCAGTAGTCAATCGTCCACATCATCTTTCCGACGTCACCACCAACCACCTGCAACATCGCTGCGTCGTGTAACAACTAATAGTTCACTTAATTCGCGACGCATAAAAAGTTATGCGCATCACAATCACAATGCCGTCGAACCTCCCAATCAGCGTTCAGCAAGCACATCTCGCTCAAGGAATAGCAATCGAAATCGGAGCTCCGCAACGCGCGGAAGAACGTCACATCGAAACGATGATAACAGTTTAACAGATTTGGACAGCGTAACGATCACGGCGACCCATTTAATACCAGCCGAGGTCACTATTCCTGTCATAAATGGCCAAGTGACCGAGTACAAGAACATTGTTACAGGCAAACCCAGTTTAGAAGTGCTTTCACCACATCAATATACACAAATCTTGGGCAATAACGGTCAAACGTCACTCTACTTGACTAGAGAAGATTCCAGCATTAATGCGGCTGGAGTTACGGAACTAACGCGATATTTGCTACACAATACGATGACAACCACGGTTACATTCACTCCCACAACAATTCGTGGGCGCAAAACGTCTTTCTCCCACATCCTTCCATCGACTATATACACGGTGGAGAATGTTGTAACGACGCTTCAACCGCAAATATCCGCAAATGCGCCTTTAGCAAATATATTGCTATCTCAGTTGCTATTGGGAAATATCAATTTGCCGGCTAATCAATTACTGGGCGTTTTAGGTCAACCAGCTCAGGGATCTCTATTAGCTACTGGGCTGTCACTAGAGCAAGCACCTGCTGCACAACCTCTACCACTGACAGAGTATCGTACACATACATCAACTTATGTAACTACCATCTATGATGGCAAATCAACAATATTGCCAATTACATTTCAGGGtaaaaaaattttaacaaCCGTCTTTGATACTACAGcacaaacaataacagcaacagaatATAGCATTGATACCATCATTAAAACGCCCACAAtacaacagcaattgcagcagcagcagcctcaaGTGAATAGTTTATTGCTACAACAATTGCtcttgcaacaacaacaacataatcaGATACCCCAGCAAATATCCAATACTGTAATGCCACAAATATTCTTGGGCGATCATCTACAAGACTTGGACGGTGCAGACGCTTTAGCCGATGCTGTTGCCCATATGCGAGATAACATCGACGATATAATCATAACAGAGCTCGATGGCGACCGTAAAAGCAGTCGAAAGAAATCAAGAAAGTCCGAAAAATCTCAAAAACGTCAAAAGGCACAGCCAGCAgctgaagaggaagaagagCGCAGTGTGATAACTCTTTATGTTTCTGGACGAAGACCTGGGGAATTTAGCACCATCTTATCTACCGTATATAATG